The genome window GCCGCACAATAATTCTCGCTCCTCATCAGCCATCTAGTCTTCCTTCTTCGGCGCAAATAAACCCCGTAAACCTTTCGTAATAATTATCTTAACTCTGAGCCGCGATTTCTGGCATCGCCAATGCTATTGCCCCAAGCCTCGTATGGGTTGCGGACTGCGGATAGACGCGAAGGGGTATGCGGCTATGGGATCACGAATCCTGTTCCTGGATCAGGATCTCGACCATGTCAGCAGACGTTTGCGCGGGGTCCTCTCCGAAGCGGGACTTGATCATCGAGTCGAATACTTCGACTCCGATAAAGCTCTCTTGGAACGGCTTTTGGGTCCACTCGACGACATTATGCTCACCATCATTCGCGTGCGCGACAAAGAGCATCTCGTTCAGCTTGCGATCCACAGCATGTTCTTACGAGGTATCCGCGTAGTCGTCGTATTACCTGAAATGGGTCACGAGAGCATCACCATTGCACACATCTTTCATCCCAGCCTCGTGCTAAGCGTCGAGGACGACTTCGGCGAAGTCGCGGCGATAGTGGACAAGCTGATGCGCTCTGAAACGGAAGAAGGCAATTGCAGTCCGGGCGGTCCGTCTCCCAGGCGAGCAGCGGCATATACCAAAGCGGCGGACGAGTGACCGGTTCTGAAGGTAGTTGGGTACCCAAAACAGGGAGAAAGCGATTATGACCTATTCAGACGCGAAAACCACTACAGGGCGCTCGTTCGGGGCGGCGGGCAAGTATCTGACCTTCACCCTGGGGGAGGAAACGTACGGACTGGAAATCCTGACAGTCCAGGAGATCATCGGCATATTGCCGGTGACGCATGTACCCAACACGCCCGCCTACGTGCGGGGCGTAATCAACCTTCGCGGAAAAGTGATCCCCGTCGTGGACCTTCGGCTGAAGTTTGGTTTGGAAGCGGCGCAAGACACAGAGCGAACCTGCATCATCGTGCTGCAAACCAAACGCGAAGACGGTATTCCGTCAACGACGGGAATCATAGTCGACTCGGTCTCCGAAGTGCTGGCCATCACGGAAGAGCAAATCGAAGAACCACCTTCTTTTGGAGATTCGGTGGAAATCGATTTCCTGAAAGGCATCGCGAAAGTCGGCGACAAAGTGTGTGAATTACTGGATTTGGAGCGCACGCTGTCTAGCGCGGCCATTGTCGCAGCGGCAGAAGGCAAGGCGTAGACACTCCATCGTCAAAGCTAATTGGGACTGGCCCGCGTTCAAGTACGTTCGGGGATAGCGAACGGTTAAGGAGAATAGAAGACATGTTCACAAATCTTACGCTTGGAAAGAAGATTGCCGTCGGTTTCGGCACGTTGATGCTCCTCATGGCATTTCTGGGCGGTCTGGCCGTGTGGAACATTGGTTCGGTACGCCAGCAAATCACGTATTTGACCACCGAGAATATTCCCGAAGTGCAAGTCGCTAACGACGTGGAGCGGCATTCACTGCTGACGATGTACAACATGCGAGGGTATGCGCTGAGTTACGACCCGAAATTCTGGGATCAGGGCGCGACCGAACTCGAGTCGGTAAAGAAGTATCTCACCGACGCGAAGGCGATGGGCGACAGCACTCCGCGACTGGCGAAGCTGAAAGAGGCTGCATCGATTGCAGAGGAGCATGCGCTGGAGTACGAAGGATTGGCGAAGCAGTCCAAGGAGACCATCGACCAAATCGCCAAGGACCGCGAGACATTGAATGAAGCTGCCAAGAAGTACATGGACGTCTGCTACGCGTTCCTGGCAGGTCAGGAAGCAAAGCTGCGCGAGGAGCTGACCGGCAAAGCGGCCGAAGGCGACGCAACGGCGCAAGCAGGAGCGACGACGGGGGCGATTACGCCGGATAAGCTGGTCCAGCGAGCAGACAAGGTCACGATCGTCAACAACATTATCGACCAAGGCAATGAGACTCGAATTGCCGTGTGGAAGGGCCAGGCCCTGAACGATGCAAAGTCGATTGAGGAGGCCCTGAAGAACTTCGATGAAATCGCCAAGTTGCTTGAATCCCTCAAGCCGATCACGCACCTGGAAGAGGACCTAAAGCGCATCGAAGAGTGCAATGCGGCCGGAATGGAATACAAGACAGCCATGACAGAACTTGTCGGGTCCATGACGAAGCTCGCCGATATTTCGACGAAACGGGGCGAGGCTGCGCAAGCCGTGCTCGACCAGGCCCAGAGTACGGCGAAGATGGGTATGGACGACACGGTTCGCGTGGCGACGGCGGCGGTGTCGGATGCTTCCACCCAAATCATCATTGGATTCTGCATCTCCGTGGCGATTGGCATTGTAATGGCATTGCTCATCACCCGCAGCATCACGCGCGCGATCACAATTATCATCGGCAATCTCCGCGAAGGCGCGGCGCAGGTTAATAGCGCTTCACAGCAAGTAGCCCAGGCGAGCCAATCGATGGCGGAAGGCGCGAGCGAACAAGC of Candidatus Hydrogenedentota bacterium contains these proteins:
- a CDS encoding chemotaxis protein CheW — encoded protein: MTYSDAKTTTGRSFGAAGKYLTFTLGEETYGLEILTVQEIIGILPVTHVPNTPAYVRGVINLRGKVIPVVDLRLKFGLEAAQDTERTCIIVLQTKREDGIPSTTGIIVDSVSEVLAITEEQIEEPPSFGDSVEIDFLKGIAKVGDKVCELLDLERTLSSAAIVAAAEGKA